A region of the Myxococcus stipitatus DSM 14675 genome:
CGAGCCCGCGCCCCTCAATGGCGGCTACCTGCTGCTGGAGGTGCGCCACGTCTACGAGGACCCCACGGCCGGGACGATGGCGGACGGGGACGCGCACTACCGCGCCGAGTTCACCGCCGTCCCAGGCGCGGTGGAGTTCCGCCCGCCTCGCGTGACGCCGCGGCCTCGCATCAACGGCAAGGAGCTGGCCGTGGTGACGGGGCCGGCGGGCGAGGAGATTCACGTCGACGAGTTCGGCCGCGTGAAGGTGCACTTCTACTGGGACCGCGAGGGGAAGGTGGACGACACCGCCTCGTGCTGGATGCGGGTGCAGCAGCAGAACACGGCGGGCAGCCAGATTCTCCCGCGCGTGGGCTGGGAGGTGGAGGTGGGCTTCCTCCACGGCGACCCGGACCGGCCGGTGGTGATGCAGAAGGTCTACAACGCGGAGACGATGCCGCCGTACGCCCTGCCAGACAACCTGATGCAGAGCGCGCTGCAGTCCTCGTCGACGCCGGGGGGCGGGGGCACCAACGAGGTGCGTCTCAACGACGGAAATGGCGCGATGGAGTTCTTCCTCCATGCGCAGAAGGACCTCTCGCTCCAGGCGGGCCACAACCTCACGGAGCAGATTGCCGTGGATGAGGCCGTGCAGGTCACCTCGGACAGCACGAGCAGCATCGGCGCCACCGAGGACGTCTCCATCGGGGGCAACCAGAGCGCCAGCGTCACCGGGATGCTGTCCGAGGACACCGCGGGCACGAAGAAGGTCGTCGTGAGCGCGATGGACCAGTGGGGCGTGGGCGCCATGCATGCCACGCACGTGAAGGGCGCCCGGACGGAGAACGTCGGCGGCCTGCGCAACGTGCTCGCGCAGAAGGTGTCGGAGACCTTCAACGCGGACCTCACGACGAGCGTCGGCGGCGTGCTGAGCATCAACACGGTGGGCGCCATCGTCGAGGCGGTGGCGGGCAACAAGACCGAGCTGGTGGCCGGCGCGAAGGTGGAGAAGATCACCGGCTCGAAGGCCGAGAACATCGGCGCGGCGAAGGTGATGACCGCGGGCGCGGTGAACATCAAGACGGGGAAGGACCTCACGCTGGCGTCGGGCGGGGCCATGGCCATCACCACCGGCGGCCCCATGTCCATCCAGTGCGGCAAGGACTTCAACCTGTCGGGCACCACGGTCACCATCACGGTCGGCAAGGCCACCGTGAAGGCGGGCGCGAAGCTGGAGGCCTCTCCTGCCTCGATGAAGCTGAAGGGGAGCACGGTGGGCGGTGATGGCGCCAACGTGAAGCTCAAGGGCACCATCCAGTACAAGTAGCGCCGAGGGGGCCATGAGCAACGGTCGCGTCCTGAAGTTCGCGCTGTCCATCGACGGAGGAGACGAGGCGATTCTCCGGGTCGTCCGCTTCGAGCTGGACGAGGGCCTCTCCGAGGGCAGCCGAGGGTGGGTGGAGGCGGAGACGCAGGAGGCCGTGGACGCGACGTCCATGCCGGGCAAGCCGTACCGGCTGCGCATCCTCCAGGGGGAGGAAGGCCCGGACCGGTGCTTCCATGGCCTCGTCTACGAGGCCAGCCTGGAGGCCTTCCAGCCCGAGCACTTCCGGCTGCGACTGGAGGTGGGCTCGATGCTCCACCTGCTGGAGCTGGGGCAGGAGGTGCGGCTGTTCCAGGAGCAGTCCGTCCCTGACGTGGTGAAGACGCTGCTGGAGGAGGCGGGGGGCTCGGAGGAGGCGCAGTCGTGGACGCTCGAGGAGTCGACGCCATCGCGTGTGGCGCTGACGCAGTACAACGAGAGTGACTACGCCTTCCTGCGTCGCCTGCTGGCGGAGGAGGGCATCGTCTTCGCCGTGCGCAACGACGACGCGGGCGAGACGCTGGCCTTCTTCGACGGCCCGGACGGCCTGGTGCCCCTGGTGGGGGACGGCGTGTTGCTGGAGCGCGCGGAGACCCGCACGGAGGAGGACACGGTCCTCTCGCTGAAGGACCGCCACGCGGCGAGGACCGACACCGTGATGGTGCGCGACTACGACGCGAAGCGGCCCTCGGTGGACTTGAGCCACGGTGAGAAGGCCCCCGAGGCGCGAGGCCGCGAGGAGTACCTGCACCCCGGCGGCTTCGAGGAGCTCGCCGATGGCAAGCGCCGCGCGAAGCGGGTTCTCGAAGGGCACCAGTCGCGCGTCGTCCTGCGCGAGGGGACGAGTGACTGTCCTCACCTCGAGCCCGGTCGCACCTTCACGATGATTGGAAACGTGCGCGTGGCGCTCAACGGAGAGCAGTTGGTCCTCTCCGTGGTGCACCGAGGCGGCGTGCGGGCCCGGGACACCGGAGCGTCCGAGGAGACGTACGAGAACGCCTTCCGGGTCATTCCCTCCAAGCCCGCGTTCTTCCGGCCGGAGGCACCGCCGGAGCGCTCGGCGCCGGGCATCCAGGTGGCCTTCGTCACGGGTGCGGCGGGGCAGGAACTGCACGGCAGCGAGCGCGGCGAGGTGAAGGTGCGCTTCCCCTGGGACCGCTCCGGCATCACGGATGACCGCAGCTCTCCGTGGCTGCGCGTCGGGCAGCTCGCGCTGGGGGGCTCGATGATTGTCCCGCGCGTGGGCTTCGAGGTGATGGTGGACCACGAGCTGGGGGACCGCGACCGGCCGCTCGTCGTCGGCCACCTCTACAACGGCGAGGCGATGCCTCCCTACGCGCTGCCGGACCACGCAACGCTCAGCTCCATCCAGACGGCCACCACGGGCGGCGGACCTGGGGCCAACGAGCTGCGCTTCGAGGACGCCACGGGCTCCGAGGAGATCTTCCTCAATGCCTCACACGACCTCACCGTCGCCGTGGAGCACGATGCCTCGACGCAGGTGCTGGTGGATGAGTCCACCGAAGTGGGGGGCAACCGCACGTTCAGCGTCGGCGCCAACCACACCCACAAGGTGACGAGCCACCGCAAGCTCGAGGTCGGCGTCAACCAGAGTCTCAATATCGCGGCGGACTTCTCGGACGGCATCGGCGGG
Encoded here:
- a CDS encoding type VI secretion system Vgr family protein — translated: MSNGRVLKFALSIDGGDEAILRVVRFELDEGLSEGSRGWVEAETQEAVDATSMPGKPYRLRILQGEEGPDRCFHGLVYEASLEAFQPEHFRLRLEVGSMLHLLELGQEVRLFQEQSVPDVVKTLLEEAGGSEEAQSWTLEESTPSRVALTQYNESDYAFLRRLLAEEGIVFAVRNDDAGETLAFFDGPDGLVPLVGDGVLLERAETRTEEDTVLSLKDRHAARTDTVMVRDYDAKRPSVDLSHGEKAPEARGREEYLHPGGFEELADGKRRAKRVLEGHQSRVVLREGTSDCPHLEPGRTFTMIGNVRVALNGEQLVLSVVHRGGVRARDTGASEETYENAFRVIPSKPAFFRPEAPPERSAPGIQVAFVTGAAGQELHGSERGEVKVRFPWDRSGITDDRSSPWLRVGQLALGGSMIVPRVGFEVMVDHELGDRDRPLVVGHLYNGEAMPPYALPDHATLSSIQTATTGGGPGANELRFEDATGSEEIFLNASHDLTVAVEHDASTQVLVDESTEVGGNRTFSVGANHTHKVTSHRKLEVGVNQSLNIAADFSDGIGGDLVVEVGATRKLTVGGDLTEDTQGALERTVGGLQAVTGMTGYERKVVGSSKTTVGAAWLEACTDGRMSTCGTARTETVGALKMVKAKTVAVSAGAAYALTAASEKVKVGGNRVDKSEVALAITAAGGLSVKAENINISGKSKVVLKVGGSTVEVTPTGVKIKSSKIQLKGVKKLGSKLSHKSN
- a CDS encoding type VI secretion system Vgr family protein, with the protein product MSRLQVEEGLSRLFVADVECVSADPDWDLGALLGTDASVSVVDRDAVRHFHGVVEEAEYLQRRGDLFVYRLRLQPRLQGLAHRLRSRIFQDQGSVAVIKEVLSGAGLPDDAVCWGVAEGPAREYCTQWRESELAFVLRLLEDAGMFFWFEHSASGHVMHVADSPAAHQPMEGSVGLSFRTREGGEALRDIVTRVTYTSRVVPDAVTLRDWNWLTPQVLPEAKLSAPEGGALEQYEFPSGFVSAAAGKQRAADRLTALRARQRVLRGTTPCLRLAPGRRFELFDAEPAPLNGGYLLLEVRHVYEDPTAGTMADGDAHYRAEFTAVPGAVEFRPPRVTPRPRINGKELAVVTGPAGEEIHVDEFGRVKVHFYWDREGKVDDTASCWMRVQQQNTAGSQILPRVGWEVEVGFLHGDPDRPVVMQKVYNAETMPPYALPDNLMQSALQSSSTPGGGGTNEVRLNDGNGAMEFFLHAQKDLSLQAGHNLTEQIAVDEAVQVTSDSTSSIGATEDVSIGGNQSASVTGMLSEDTAGTKKVVVSAMDQWGVGAMHATHVKGARTENVGGLRNVLAQKVSETFNADLTTSVGGVLSINTVGAIVEAVAGNKTELVAGAKVEKITGSKAENIGAAKVMTAGAVNIKTGKDLTLASGGAMAITTGGPMSIQCGKDFNLSGTTVTITVGKATVKAGAKLEASPASMKLKGSTVGGDGANVKLKGTIQYK